One segment of Castanea sativa cultivar Marrone di Chiusa Pesio chromosome 3, ASM4071231v1 DNA contains the following:
- the LOC142628937 gene encoding uncharacterized protein LOC142628937, whose translation MVKLSKGDDMRQLHIEVRGVLAHCMNIEECINVVVEVDEKPWYHDIKAYIKNSEYPSSATDSEKKFIWRMACQFFLNGEVLYKKNHDFTLLRCIDALKANHLMEEMHEGLPGAHASGPLLTRQIIKAGYYWLTMESECIKHVRTCLHCRAYQDRKKTPPQPLHSLAAP comes from the coding sequence ATGGTCAAGTTATCAAAAGGAGATGATATGCGGCAATTACATATAGAAGTCCGGGGTGTGCTGGCCCATTGCATGAACATCGAAGAGTGCATAAATGTCGTAGTCGAAGTCGACGAAAAGCCATGGTACCATGATATCAAGGCTTATATCAAGAACAGTGAATACCCGTCCAGTGCAACGGACAGTGAAAAGAAGTTTATCTGGCGCATGGCCTGCCAATTTTTCTTGAATGGAGAAGTCTTGTACAAAAAGAACCACGACTTTACCTTGCTTCGATGCATAGATGCCCTCAAGGCTAATCATCTTATGGAAGAGATGCATGAAGGCTTACCCGGAGCTCATGCCAGTGGACCTTTGTTGACCCGCCAAATTATTAAAGCCGGTTACTACTGGCTCACCATGGAAAGTGAATGCATTAAACATGTGAGGACATGCCTCCATTGCAGAGCCTATCAAGATAGGAAGAAAACTCCTCCTCAACCTTTGCACTCTTTAGCAGCACCATAA